One Solanum lycopersicum chromosome 4, SLM_r2.1 DNA window includes the following coding sequences:
- the LOC101250397 gene encoding uncharacterized protein, producing MKGTRRGKGPPSTDLLVCFPSRAHLTLMPKPICSPARHSDSSKRHHNHDLKKISTRIGGVQAQSSPLLWAKSKNSEIISEPTSPKVTCAGQIKARPKQGSSCKNWQSVMEEIEKLHNRKAQKKKGANWMEAIGIKKDVMQFLTCLRNIRFEFRCFGSFPTATHDITSDDEDEEEDDDEDELERRGTNRMGRDLNDREDDDDEEGSKTVFSKWFMVLQDENQKTELTKTERDNDDEDDDEVPICVPPPNALLLMRCRSAPPKSWLQETQQQQQQQEEDEDNEEEKKAKSTMEEMENLVAMRYGNDFHKFSADIAKETWVVGGARDQLSKSRSWKR from the exons ATGAAAGGTACTAGAAGAGGGAAAGGACCTCCTTCAACAGATCTTTTAGTATGTTTTCCATCTAGAGCACATTTAACCCTTATGCCTAAACCAATATGTAGCCCAGCAAGACATTCAGATTCAAGCAAACGCCACCACAATCATGATCTCAAGAAAATTAGCACCAGAATTGGTGGTGTTCAAGCCCAATCTAGTCCTCTACTTTGGGCTAAATCCAAGAATTCTGAGATCATCTCTGAGCCCACTTCACCAAAAGTCACTTGTGCGG GGCAAATAAAGGCAAGGCCAAAACAGGGGAGTTCATGCAAGAATTGGCAATCGGTGATGGAAGAAATTGAGAAGTTACACAACAGAAAGGCTCAAAAGAAGAAGGGTGCTAATTGGATGGAAGCAATTGGAATTAAGAAAGATGTAATGCAATTCTTAACATGTCTTCGTAACATAAGGTTTGAGTTTCGATGCTTCGGTTCATTTCCAACAGCAACTCATGACATTACTTCTGATGACGAGGACGAGGAGGAGGATGACGATGAAGATGAATTAGAACGAAGAGGAACGAATCGAATGGGTAGAGATTTAAATGATCGCGAAgacgatgatgatgaagaaggtTCAAAAACTGTATTCTCCAAGTGGTTCATGGTTTTACAAGATGAAAATCAGAAAACAGAGCTCACTAAAACAGAGCGCgataatgatgatgaagatgatgatgaggtTCCTATTTGTGTGCCACCACCTAATGCACTTTTACTCATGCGTTGTCGTTCTGCTCCCCCGAAAAGCTGGCTTCAagaaacacaacaacaacaacaacaacaagaagaggACGAGgacaatgaagaagaaaagaaagcgAAATCAACAATGGAAGAAATGGAAAACTTAGTAGCTATGAGATATGGAAACGATTTTCACAAATTTTCAGCCGATATAGCAAAGGAGACATGGGTTGTGGGTGGTGCTAGAGATCAATTATCGAAAAGTCGAAGCTGGAAAAGATAA